The Acropora muricata isolate sample 2 chromosome 4, ASM3666990v1, whole genome shotgun sequence genome contains the following window.
acgcgcagGTTATCTCAGTCGTTTTGAACAAGCAACTAAAACCATGTGCAGCTTACCTCTTGTGTCCCACTCCGGTCGAAGTCAAGTCTAACAACTCTAACTGCTGGCAATTTCTTGAAAGAGTACAAATTCCGTTATCACTCACTTTGGAGCATCCACAGATGTCCAAAGACCTGCAGATTACACAGAAATGATTCACTTCATGTGACATCTTCGGACCGTAAACTACTATCATGGAGTTAGACTTAATTTCATTCAGTTATGAGATAACATGTTGAGAGGGAGAGAAATTTTAAAATCTATAGGGCTTTGGACGAACACTTCCCGCCAAGTGAACTCAGAAACCACCCACTAGCATCTCCAACTTCACGTGAATTTGATTGAGCAGTGTTCAATCTTGCaaaaaatcatttcatttcatgaaaaaatacagcgactttttttcttgttctcttCTAGGGCCTACTTTGAATCATGAGTAACCTTTCGAAAGGCAGTTTGGGAATCAACAGAGCCTTCGTACACCGAAGTATTTCTGGCTATGGCTTCTCTCCGCGGAGAGAAGAGAAATGTGAACCGGAAATACGTCTTTCTTTGCCACCTAATATGGAGATTAAGCAAGCGTCCTTCTTGAGTCACGGACGGAAACCGAAGGGAACCTTCCGCATGCCAAGACGGTTGTCTCTTCCGCCAGATTTTagtaatcgtctctactggtgaaaagatacttaacaatgcaaatgtggtagtgtgaagacaggttaaataggaaaacagttcACGTTTGGTGCCGCCCGTGGCTGAAAAAGGTTGCGAGCTTAACCTCCCTGACAAACCGCAGGATCACGGCAcaaatttcaccaaaaaaaaCCTTATATTCCCGTAACACCGCCCACCGCCCCTTTAACAAGAATGACGTTTGCATAAAAATACCAATTTTTAATGTTATGTCCTACATCGATCGTAGTTCTCAAATTGACGAACTCCCTACTTACCTTATCCTGGGAAGATTGGTGGCGATTTCTTTCAGAGACACATCAGTGATAAGTGGGCAGTTAGCCAGCACGAGGGTAGTAACGAGTGGACAATATTTAACAATCTTCCTCACAGCAGAATCTCGAATCTAAACAAACAGCAGTGGACAAAATTTGCTTGCAATTTATCGAAAAAATCCGACAATTTCGATGCGTTTAAATTTTTGGTTCcaactcacgtgatgagacggccatgctGATGTACAAAACattagcaaaatgtcgctcaagttttgtaTAATATcaaatagaatcaaattcccaaaagacttttttcgttattgttacatcaacatggccgccgtgacgtcaagTGAAAACCGAGGAGGTATTTCCATTTTGGTGGGAGTTGTCCAATACAACGACAAAATAAGATTTCTGACATATTACGTACACGTGTCTCCCTGGCGCAAAGTGTAAGTTGAGCCTTCATCAAACagcattaaattaaattattcagGCTTGAGGGGACACCTTATGACGCCCACAGAAGGCGGCTTGAATCTCGTTACGCAACTGCATCTTTGTGTGGTCAAatggaaaatttccaaaatcTTTGCAAGGTCTTCAATGTACGTGTTGAATTTAAGAAGAAAGATGTGTTTCCGTTTACATTAACGTGCTCATTACTTTCCTGTCTTACTCAGTAAAACTTGCGAGAATTTTGTTTGAGGGATTTTTGATTCTTGTTCACCAATTGAACAAATCCAAGTTTCTGCTTGTAAGTGTAAGACATAAAACCAACCGCTCCAagcatttcaaaacatttttttctcgttaAGAAAGAGGCCTGCAAAAAGAACCTGAAAACGATATCAGCTGTGCACCAGAAGCTCTTTTGAGATCTTCACTGCCTTTTCTGACATCTGATGTCTTCAACGACAAAGAAGCGTGATCCATAATTTTTACACAGCTTCCAGAAATATCGAGACTTTAGCGAACATCTTCCAACCCGCCCTCACGATAGAGAAAAGGCCTTGGAACGAGACAGCCGGAATATCGCCTCATTGTCGCCCCTAGTTTTATTTCCAATACCTGTTTACATCCCCTCAGGTCAAGATTTTCCAGTTCAGGCAGATTCGATACCAAGCCACCGATAGCTGAGTCAGTCATCTGCAATGAAATCCGTATTCAGTGCTCATTAACATCgttattttcagtttatgtAACTAAACAATTAGCCCTAAACGTTTTAACTTATATCATATCTTGCGAAAATCAGGTCTCGAACACCGACATTTGTTGTTACAAAGAGGTCCAAGGTTTGAAGTACGCATCAAGACAATTCGCCCACAACCCCTCCCCCCCAAAACAAATTTCGTCATGTGTCTTGCGAAGATAAAGTACCCTTAAAATGTAAGTAACCACTCCATCTGCGTTTCCTTTGATAGCAAAACACGTTTCGCGTCACACTAATCGCGTAGCGCGAGAGATGTCTGGGAATAAGGGGTAAGGACACTGACCAAACACCGGACGAAATATGGACAAAAAGGTCAGACAACTACGTTTAGTCATACATTCTTGCATGCAGCCCCCCACATAAACCTAACCTCCCACTTATAGAATATGATAACGTTTTAGTGGTTTTTGTGGCAGACCGTGAGTTTTCGTGTTTTCCGTCATTCCCACATGAAAGATAACTATGTGTACTAATCAATTGGGCTTTTAACTGAGGAAGGAGTTTGATTGTGCAATTTCCACGCGGTAATCTTGTAAAGTAATCTTTTAGGAGCCTTTCAGCGGTATTTTTAATTCAGTCTTAATTCTTATATGATGTTATTGCAATAAAAGAtgttattgcaataaaaaagattaggttttctttttcttatagaATAAGCACTTCCGCAAACCTGGAGGCgacaaaaagaaagaagcaGAATGCGGAAAACCTCAAATTATATCCATCACAGTTCTACCAAATGAATAGCAAACAAATTGATGAGGATTGAACTTCCATCATAAAAAGgcaatttcaaaacaattttataTACCTTGTGACACTGGCCAATGTTTAAAGTTTGCAGTTTCTTGCAACTTTGACCAAGAAGTTTGATTCCAGAAGGCGTGATATTAAAACAGCCGAACACTTCAAAGATCCTGAGGCTTaaagaaaggaagacaaggCAGCTTATACTTATAATTCACATACGTACATCGCGCTGTCAGAGTTAAGACTGCGAAGTCATTTACACCATAATCCTCAGACAAAAATCAAAGGGCTCCGTTAGCCTAGTCAAGAATTCTAGAGGTCGGAAGAAGGTCGTTCTGTCCCACATCCTTTGGGGACGATCCGCCCACATAGAACGGTATtgtaaaagaaatcaaattGTGAGAACCAGTTTGAGCTACCTCGAGGCGAGCTTGCAGCACAGAAACATGAGAACATATCTTAGGAAAAATTAAAACGGTTTTTAATCAAACATTCGCATTTTTTTATGAGCACGCGGTAAAAACTGCAAACATGACATTAACTCAACAAAAGTAAGCAGTAAAATCGAACCTTTGCGTATTTTACACAGTAGCGTAAATAACTAAAAAGCTTTCAAATTGCGGCTTATTCAGTATCTGGGCAGAGTAAAATTTCTTGGcgaataaaaataatgaatcGGATGCATTTCCACGCATGAAATCTTAAAAGTGCTGAGAAGTTTAGCATGCATTGGTAAGAGAGATGGCAGTTTTGCAATAAAACGATGTACATAATTGACCACCCgttccgttttcttttcgttaaaTATATTTGCCTATTTGGGCTCTTTCGATGGTTTGAGAAGGATACACTCCTTGCAACCTTCAACGAAAAAATACACAAATCATATGGGGGCAAAACGACTGAAATGTTGGCCGGAACGCGCCAGATTTAAGTGGCGAGGATCGACTCTGAAACGAAATGACCGtacttccaaaaaaaatatgCATGCAGTCGATTTTAACGACGAAACTTTTGACAGTGATCCCTGTTCATCAATCCTCGCTTTAAAAGCCACAGTGTGAATGTATAATGAGGACAAAACCAATTATTGCACAACGCGGAAAAATTCCCTTTAGGCACGACAGCATATAACTCTTTCATCACGTCCTAACCATAAGCAAATTTGCCATAATGGACAGGATACCAAAGAATTTTTCAGAAAATTCTAAGAATCCCCAGTATACGACATTGACCGGTTTATTacgctttcaaaaaaaaaaaaaaagaaaaaaagaaccttCTTACTTGTTTCCGTGTTTGGTAGCCATGCTCTTGATAAACTTATCGCTGACCGCTTGACAACCATTTAAACAAAGGCATTCCAACCTGCAAGAACAAAGATTTACCCCCGAAACTAGAATTGAAAAGTgctcaaacaaaatcaaacgtTTATTTTTGACGAGAAGGAGGACTCAGagtcccgggggggggggtacccCCTTATAAGGGCTTAATGGGGACGTGCAGCCAGCCAGGGTATGTTTTTCGGGATTTTTGTCTTAATCAGGGTATCGATTTACAAATTTTTGTCTTAACCAGGATATCTTTTCTTGGACGATAACCAGacaaaatttttacaagctCTTGTTAATAACATCGACTTCCGTTGTAAATTGATACCAGGCACATTAAATTTCCATTGATTACGCAACAAATGCCTTAAACAGGGTATCGAAAATCGGAATTCTGTCTTAAACAGGGCAGGAAAATCGGCGAtatttgtcttaaacagggtCAGGGTATGAGGGGCCGGGCCGTACCTCCCCACCCAGGGATACATCAAGTACCCCCCCACCCCCGGGGTCAGAGTACCTGGTCGAAACCTCGTGTATCAGAGTATAAGGAATTTAGAGCAGGAAATGGTCCACTGCCTTACAGACTGTTCGAAGACACACAGAAATAACACAGTACCTCTTGACATTATCAACCAGAGCTTGGACACCGCAATCACTGACATTGGTCCAGCTGGCATCTACCGATCTCAACCAGCAACATCGTGCTGCTACGTGCAGTAAAATAGACTCGCCAATCAATTCACCACCACGGCACCTACTAAAGTTGAGCTCCTATCCAACAAGAAACCAGTTTAATCTCAGTAATTTATCTGCCTTTTTTCCCTGTATTAActcaagtaattctcgcattctaattggttctcgcctatgatctattagtataaatttacccgtagtctatcgtgaatccttgaatctgattggctatattactcgtagactatctgctgatagtctacagttgtgaatagccaatgaaaatcgttctcctatttattctgaccaatcacgaagctttaaattttaaattgtgtatcacgaattttaaattgtatatcacgaagcttcagtgcacatcgcacgcagtgtttgaaaccttgaatttgaattgccgatgtaaacacaatataacacttttaaccatttaaacgttactttacatttatatgcaatgagaccattgtaaatttatactaaaacaattagactactcgccctcgttttctacgagcgatagtcaactcggctgcgcctcgttgactatctgttcgtagaaaactcgggctcgtagtctaattgttaattagaggACAGatgcacagatgacgacagcgctcgattcaatttttttttaatttttgaatttgaaccaatcacaattctttgctaagcatagcagcCAATCAGttcgttttatttttttgtagacataagatcacgtcagtgctattttcgtgtctatCAAAGtggccaaatttgaaatagctgcgcctcgtgtgccacttttttgttcttaccacattttgacgtcatctgtgatctattactgaacagacgcacggcaaaatggaatctatttgttaattcgaaatagctcaaggaaaatacgcgcgctgattggtcaataatcgtgtttctaaaactcgatagaaacacggaaaatgttttctatttcttaaatattatatatatatatatatatatattttttttttttttttttttttttgttccacaGTGATTGTCTTGATGCTCAGTTTCACTACGGTTTTATTAATCACTTTCCTGTTTTCTGCCTCGCCTATGTTCACTTTTTCTTATCATTTACCCCCGATTATCCAGGCAATTGATCTCTGCTTCCATCACTCTTAACAATACAGCACCCATAAAGTCATGAATTCCAATGATAATTGTGCCACCATGCTAGTATTATTTGCTTTGACCTGGTCAAGTTGTTGCGAAAAAGTCACACGACAGGAATAGCCTTCGATTAAGTTCGTAATAGAACCACTGTGCTGAAAGTCACATGTTTGGTATGATGACTCATAGAGCTTTCAAAACTACTCCACCTCTAATAAATTGGAGAAAAATACCTGATGGTCAAAACCTTACCTCCAGTGAGTCACTGCAGTTCCTGAACAGATCTCTGAGTCCTTTAGCTGTGACTTTGTCACTGTGACACTGGGATATTGTGAGACTTACAGGTCTGCGTTTACCAATCACCTGAAGCCACTCGTCAGTgatgttgttgttcttttttacAACAATGACTTTCCCTGAAACCCAAGATATTaaagtattattttcttttaggtGTTTAAGTAGGTTGCTTGGTATTTAATTTAGTTTCCATTGGGATAATTAGGCCTTTATATACCACTCCTTGTGAATGTCACACCACTTGACGCAGAACAGTTTATATTGGAGGCTGTTTTTATTATATAGCGCATGACTTTCTCTTATATTCCTTGGCTTGTAACCTGTATCCAGGGTGTCCCCAGCTCAGTTTTATGTCAATTAACTCGACCATTGTTGGCAGCTTCCTTCACTATTTGTTTGTTACTTGTCTCTTCTATACATATAATAGAAATGTTTTCTATTCGGCTGAGCGAAGCGAAAGAGAATAGAACAGCTGTTGCAGCTTGCATAGCAGGTAATTTGGGCTTataaaacgagttgataaaggctgaattactATACCacgaaagatttggaaagctggcaTTTCAAGCATTTGCCCTTGTAAGAGAGAAGGGCTAgggcttgaaatgtcagcttcccaaatctttcacagtgctaattcaacctttatctgCTTgtaaaaaaccaaattttcatgtttcactctcccacagGTTCTTTACAAACTAGAATTTTTGCAAAGAAGGTACTGCAGTCTTTCCAATTGGAACACAGCTGGACACAGCTCAGAAGAAAAGGGGAAggcagggggggggggcaagGAGAAGGTTCATCATTCCTTCTTGTCACCCTCTCCCCCTTTGCATTCTCTTTTGACCTGAGGCCAGCTTTAGGGTGGACATTGCATTCCaaccaacaaaaccaaagaCTTGATCATCACTACGCCTTCCTTCGTCAAGAAGATGAGAAACATGGTCAACCATTTCGAAAAGCATAAAAAGGAACAGAATCTTTAACCTCTCTCCTTCTTCACCAAAAACAACAGAAGAGGTAGAAAACTACGCAGTAATTCAAACTCTTACACAATGTTTCATCCATGGAGATGCGGAAAAACTGATTGCAAGCTAGGGAGCAAGATACCAAGTCCTTGTGGGGCAGAAATGAAAATATTCGCAAAAGGATCTCATCAGGGAGGCAAAGGTATGGTAATGGCTCACTGCTGTGCTGTGAGCGGATctgaaataaggaaaaatatatttatatatctaATAAAGGGAAGACATTTCATTAGACATTACCAGATTTGAGTCCACACACATTAAGTCTCGTGAAAAAGATTTTAAGTTGAAGGGCAAGGCAACTTATGACTGCAGATGGCTGTGGGGATTTGATTATTCTTGGGATCCCATACACTTTCTCATTTTATAGGAAGACAGTAGCCAGAGAAACAAGTAgccagcaataattattgttccaaTTGCAGGTACATTTTGACAGCCTTGAGTACAGAATGCTACTTAATAGAGTTTGTTTTACCTACACTTACATCACTTAGAACGGTAGTGTTACAGGAATAAGAAGGTTATTGGAAAATTTGTGCTACAATCTGTGTGTTTTACAAGCTCTCTGGAAGATTTCAACTGCAAAGTAGGCCACAGAgcagaaaaaagaaagctaCCATAACTTTTCGTGAAGTCTGACCTCGTGTTGAAACACTAGTAGACAGTTTACCTAAGTACACAAGGCTAGAAATATGGATCAGAAGACTCAGATCTTTTAGCTGTCTTTCCATCTTATCATGTTATCtgattaaaatgaatgaaattctAACTCCACCATAGTGCTCCTTTAAATGGGGAACTAGTTTGAGTGATTAAAATTTAATGGAAACACCATTGACAAATAAAATTGTCTGGTATTAGGcacagtaaaatctataagtgccatttggcacttacgGGCTTAAAGGATTAAAACAACCTGACTCAAATCCCTGGCTATCAAAGTCACACAGAGTTAGTCACAAAGATTAAACTACTGTGGATATTTTCCAAGTTCACAGTCTCCTTCACCTCCACAagtgaataaggaaaaaaaagggaGCTTACCAGTGTCAACATTCTTTCATAGTTATCAAcacctgaaaaaaacaaatgaaaaactaCAAATGTGAATGAAACACTAAAATACCCTTTAAAGTAAGGTGAACTACGGTAGTAATACTTTTCACCACATCTGCCCCCACCTGAGATGACATGGATCCATACAAGTTGTGCTACATTTTTAATGAAGGGATAAACCATTccactttcatttttttatcaCTAACTAGTTACTTAAATTAACCTAAACAATGCAAGGAAGGATGTTTAACGACAAACATGAATCTAAAAGATATCATAAACGAAATGTCTTACAACAAACACAATTGACCTTCTCCTTTTTTCTCAATATTCAATATTTGTGCAAACagttcaaattcaattttcttgATTGTGGAAATTGACCTTAAGACTATTTTCAGAAATAAAACAGCAATAAGCAAAAAGGCCTTTGATTTGTCCAAGTATCTTGAATTTCCTACAGATATTACAAGTAACCAGAATCTTTGTAAATGTGCAGTTGCTTTGTGTCGAGTATACCCAAGACCCTCTTGTGTGCCTGGTAAAAAAATACCAATACCACCTTGCTTGCTAATGGTTTGAGGAAACAGATATTGATTCCCCATACAAAATctacaaattttcatattttctccCTTTACCCATGGACTTCTTGGGTCCCTCCTAAGTTTTTCCTCTCAGGGCCAAAACCCTGCAAGGGCAACGAGTATTGCATGATTAACATAATTTGGGTTTTGTGGCTTTAAATTGCTGTCAAGACTTACTGTCaattaaaataaatgtaaatcatcaataccaaaaaaaacatgtacaaATTGACAGGAATCAAACTAAtaatttttctcaccttttagaTCTAAGGGTGGTACAGCCTTTGCCACTTTCACTGACTTTAATGATCTCATTCCATCCTCCAAAGACGATGAGCTAGAAgactaaaacaagaaaatgcaatATGTActgtgtaaaaaaaattaactaaatCCAAAACAACACTTAAATAAAATCAACTTGATGTCATAGAGTGTAATGCTATCAAAAGTCAAGCCTCAGTCAAATACTAGAAAACAGGGCAGCATGCATAATAACATGGTCAAATTGGGATGTTATATCTACCCAGATTCTTTGTGTCCTCAAATGGAAAAGCCTTGCTGACACACATAATAAACAATCATTGAAATCTTTAAGATTCAAAACAGTAAATAGCCTTGTACCCGAATACCTGTCTCATAAATTCGTCAGCGTAAACACCATTCAGAGACATAATCTTGGGGGCACCCGACACAACTTACTTGTTACTCCAGTGCCAAACACTGAGAATCTCAAAAAGAGTTTTCGTTATAGAGATGAAGGAACATTGAACAGTCTGTCAGTGGACGCTAAGCAGGCCACTACTTTAGTAAACTGTTAGTTTTTATTTCGCTAGTGCACATTAGATTTTTAACTGTCCCACCATTTTTAAGTGTTAGCATTATGTGTGTTAATGCACATGGCTGTTTAGTGATAAGGATCCGtgctgaaataaattttattattaagTTTATTATTACTTTAGCAAAAGTTTATTTAATGATGACAAATTCTGCTAAGAATTCTTAGGTGTACCACACAGAGGTCCATAAACACTGAATTTCGCATAGGAAGTGATGTCCCTAGGTTGTCACAGCCATGCATATTAATTGCTTTGTGGATAAAACGCCTGGTCAAAATGCCAACAGCGATGCAAACTCATGTTCACTGCTGGTCCATTTACATAGCCAGTGCCTGGCCAGCTTAATGAACCTACCAAACCTTGACCAATCTGAGTTCTCCAAAGAAGTTAGATCAGCAACCAATGAAAAACCATAATATATTTTCTTGTTAAAAGCAGATGTCACAGAGCACAATTTTGGTCAGCGTCTTCTAGTCTAGACATTCCTTCCCCCTATTTTTCCTTCCAGGGGGAGTGTACGGCTAAACCTGGGCTATCAAACATTAGATGTCAAACAGAACAGACCAATTGCATAAATGGAGGCCAAaaaaattttataatttatAGTCTTTATGCTAATTAGGCCCACTAAcctcgttagcacggacaaaatacaaaagaaatgttcctttaaAACAAGActagttggtctgattagcacataaacaaaagaataatttattggtcgccatttatggaaTCGGTCTATACATGCAACTGagaaaaaaacactttgatcactagaaaacatttgaaagagCAAGTACAATAAAAAGCAACTCTTTCAACTACATTATCCACCAAGGTTTAGATTGCTGTTTCATAAAATCTCTTTGAAATATGCAAAAGCTGTTGATGATAATATTATTCTAATACCTTAGGCAAGCTGTGATGATGTGGTGGCCTGGAATGATATTGACTCTCTCTGGAagaatcattattttgtttcacaaAACTTTGTACTTGTCTACCTCTCTGATTAGTTCTTGAACTAGCATTCTGATGATGGGTAACAGATTTTAAGTTTGTAAACCCTTTGTCATCTCCATCTGCCACTTTGGCTCCATCACCACTTAACGAACAACAACTGACTGTTCTCTTCCGTGCAGATTTGCTCCGAATATTTGCCTTCTTGTGTTTACTCCCTTTCTCTTTTCCCTTCGAATTCGAAACACTAGTGACATCAGAAAATGAAGTTGCTCTTTGCCTTTCATGAGTTCTCCCCTTACCGTTGACAAAAGAACGACTCTTTGTAAGTTCACTTGGATGATAGGTGCTCCAAGCGATGCTTGATCTCACCCAACGCCTTTTGTATTCATGAGGTTTGGACAAACAATTATATTTCTCTTCTTCGAAATTTTTTGTACTTTGAGATACTCTTAAAGAAAGATTTGAGATACCTTTGTTTAACAACCTTTCCTCTTCTTCAGCCTTTTCTAAGGATAAGAGGTGTGAAAAATTCATTGGTGTTTTTAATGCTTCTGCGATCAGCACTTTTGTTTCTTCACATTGTTTCTCAAATACCTTTTGTTGTTTGGCTGTCAAGCAAGTTGGTTTAACAGAAACAAGAGCTTTACCGCACTCAATACACCAATTGGCAGCCTTACTGTTAACTTCATCACATAAGGGACAAATCTTTCCCATGACATTTTTATGATGCTCAGATGGCAGCAAAGTACTTCCTTTTCCCATTTGATTAGATGACAGGTCAATATTTTCAGGATCACTCCGTGACTTACAAATCAATTCCCCAGGGGAATATCTATAGCCACTTATTTCACCAAACTGGTTTCTCTTGCTATCTTCAGTGCATCCATTGAATACCTTTTCAGTACTCAATGGTAATGTCTTGTCTGAAGAGCATCTTAGTTGCCTATCATTGACATCACTAATCTTTGTTGAATCTTTAGGACTTCCAAAGCCTTCAATGAACTCAGTAAGTTCCAAAAGAATTTGATCTTTGCTCCTTTTtggtttgttcttgttttctagATGATTGCTTCTTCCCCGTGGACTCGTTTCTTCAAGTTTTCTGTAATGGACATCATCACACTTGGAACCAAAACTCAACAAACTCGTCTCAGAATCAGAGTTGTCAAAACCACAATATAAAGGGCCATTGATCTGAGGCTCAGGACCACTAAAGTGTCCATTACAAATTTCCTGTGCAAGTGTCTTTCGGTTCAAGAGAGAATGACTGTTGTCATCTTTTTGCATTTCATTACCAAACTCTTCTGA
Protein-coding sequences here:
- the LOC136914670 gene encoding uncharacterized protein, which encodes MEKLTDDDAKKLASGWVKRIQNSLLAPDSDVTSLGNVSSRIRSSDEPNFSVGLENGKVHDHNLGSSPVLADSGMNVSSDMFSGHSGVSTNWNHNDSSFQNTFEHSNILVDPSSEPNGLATARPDANFLRRKRLEFFNKSKELQEKGDFAGLPDRNHNLHVKESCAKSAQSLQSCKNQWEVEQLDCNQDIYANHKPAGNMHQLEAFQKPSSQILNGCASSNEQKPTHRTANGFESDEDEFRLELWGLKESVNSGEVNLNAYLSESSWRGKRSIPASQCQFDNFVDEPTRYTCTPVQPLQKESVTLQKLSDSKDYNQSRICASEEFGNEMQKDDNSHSLLNRKTLAQEICNGHFSGPEPQINGPLYCGFDNSDSETSLLSFGSKCDDVHYRKLEETSPRGRSNHLENKNKPKRSKDQILLELTEFIEGFGSPKDSTKISDVNDRQLRCSSDKTLPLSTEKVFNGCTEDSKRNQFGEISGYRYSPGELICKSRSDPENIDLSSNQMGKGSTLLPSEHHKNVMGKICPLCDEVNSKAANWCIECGKALVSVKPTCLTAKQQKVFEKQCEETKVLIAEALKTPMNFSHLLSLEKAEEEERLLNKGISNLSLRVSQSTKNFEEEKYNCLSKPHEYKRRWVRSSIAWSTYHPSELTKSRSFVNGKGRTHERQRATSFSDVTSVSNSKGKEKGSKHKKANIRSKSARKRTVSCCSLSGDGAKVADGDDKGFTNLKSVTHHQNASSRTNQRGRQVQSFVKQNNDSSRESQYHSRPPHHHSLPKSSSSSSLEDGMRSLKSVKVAKAVPPLDLKGVDNYERMLTLIRSQHSSEPLPYLCLPDEILLRIFSFLPHKDLVSCSLACNQFFRISMDETLWKVIVVKKNNNITDEWLQVIGKRRPVSLTISQCHSDKVTAKGLRDLFRNCSDSLEELNFSRCRGGELIGESILLHVAARCCWLRSVDASWTNVSDCGVQALVDNVKRLECLCLNGCQAVSDKFIKSMATKHGNNLRIFEVFGCFNITPSGIKLLGQSCKKLQTLNIGQCHKMTDSAIGGLVSNLPELENLDLRGCKQIRDSAVRKIVKYCPLVTTLVLANCPLITDVSLKEIATNLPRIRSLDICGCSKVSDNGICTLSRNCQQLELLDLTSTGVGHKSVLSLANYCSQSLCNLKLSFCTDISDDTVVHLAKNCKRLNTLHLYGCKRIRNTSDLRLLNPALSIEC